atggagagagaacaaatgactacgcattttgtgactccaaaatccgtagtcctctccatcaaagtgagggggtttaccaagtggaatggataataaatgagcatttgtactttgcggaatacgagagtagtcaaaagaaaagtttgaattaaccggtttccttctctcgcagtcgttgtcgtcgttgtcctttttggaagaagtggactcatcgctgtcgtcgtagtagacgatctccttgatgcgtcttgtcttcttcttcttcccatctttgcgtctgtggcccgagcccgagtcggtaggcttgtcatctttcgtctcattgacgaaggactccttctccttgtcgttgatcacgattcccttccccttaggatccatctcttcgggcggctagtccctttcttgaagagaacggctccgataccaattgagagcacctagagggggggtgaataggtgatcctataaaactttaaatttaagccacaaaacttggttagacgttagcacaataatgccaagtggctagagagaagtctcaacaaaacataataaccacaagagatcaatcacagagatggcacagtggtttatcccgtggttcggccaagaccaacgcttgcctactccacgttgtggcgtcccaacggacgagggttgcaatcaacccctctcaagcggtccaaagaccaacttgaataccacggtgttttgcttgctttactatatcccgtttgcgaggaatctccacactttggagcctctcgcccttacacttgaagttcacaaagaagtacggagcaagggagggattaacaacacactcaagacaagaaatcacagcaacaccacgcacacaagtcgcaacaagagctcacaacacaactcaatgagttcacaactcaactagagctctaattgctatcgcaaagaatcaaaggcgcggaatcggtgtcttagtgcttaggaatgctttgagaatgcttgatgatctcctccatgcgcctaggggtcccttttatagccccaagacagctaggagccgttgagagcaatctgggaaggcaattcttgccttctgtcgtctagcgcaccggacagtgcccggtgcccgatttctttccttctatggcaaagccgaccgttggcagccttggagccgttggcgcaccggacatgtccggtgcacaccggacagtccggtgcccccttctagccgttggctcggccacgtgtcccgcgcagatcgcgcgaccgaccgttggcccggccgaccgttggctcatcggacagtccggtgcacaccggacagtccggtgaattatagtcgtacgtcgccggtgaattcccgagagcggccagtttgctcgagccagccgggcgcaccggacactgtccggtgcaccaccggacagtccggtgctcccagactgagcagagtcttggctgctcgagccaagtcaattccaattcgatttttcctatttccagcacttagacacaatacattagtctctaaaacaatgtactaagtctgagaaacatacctttatccttgttttgtactttgtccaccattttacacttaggcacttgtgttggacactaaatcaccaaaatacttagaaatggcccaagggcacatttccctttcaacatgtccggtgcacaccggacagtccggtgcccccttctagccgttggctcagccacgtgtcccgcacagattgcgcggccgaccgttggcccggccgaccgttggctcaccggacagtccggtgaattatagccgtacgtcgccggtaaattcccgagagcggccagttcgctcgagccagcctggcgcaccagacactgtccggtgcaccaccagacagtccggtgctcccagactgagcagactttggctgaacgaaGCCatttcatttccaattcgatttttcctgtttccagcacttagacacaatacattagtctctaaaacaatgtactaagtctgagaaacatacatttatccttgatttgtactttgtccaccattttacacttaggcacttgtgttggacactaaatcaccaaaatacttagaaatggcccaagggcacatttctctttcaatactTTCACCCTATATTTGGTTTTATCTATTAGAACCCGCGAGGCAGCCCATGCCACCGCCTGAGGTGTGGGGTCTGGCCCTAAACATGTTCATCAATTGATGCATAAATGTATTTGttgaaatgtgatagctcgttgagctggctcgttaacaacCCAAAATAGGATTTCAGTAAGTTTGTGAAAAAAATCGATCCGAGCCAATCACGAGTCGAACGAGCCGCGATTATTTCGTCGAGCCCTACCACCAATGTACTAATTTCATCGGTCTCTCTATTCTTGTCTTCTATTTCGAATATCACTGTGTGAGCAGCATGATATGTATTGAAAGAAAATATTTTATTCCTCCATATAGCTGATCAAGTAATGAGCAGAAAAGCAGCAAGGTAAAGGGAGAAATTAGCAAATTACATGCATTTGGGTTAACATAAGATATCCTCTTCTACTACTTGCACCGCGAGACTGTTTGCATCATCGTTGTTTTTTTTAAGGACTGTTTGCATCGCCTTCTTCTCCCTCTACGTGGCTACAACTTTAAGTTAAGGCTAATGGAACTATTGTGTAACGTTGGTCGTCGTGCCCTCGTTGCGCCAGCGCCTCTGAATGTGAAAGGAGGAGCTTCTGATTTTTCAGCGCTGTTTCCAACCACCGAATTTTTAGCTTCATTGAGCTGGTGGTTCATAACATGTCCCTACAAGTTATATACAGAATCCTAGCCATAAGAACAGTAATACAGGGGCCCGAACGTGCGACGTCttcacaaataaagacgccggcgTGAAAATGtcaggaaaaaaagaaaagaaaagtaatTCCATGGCACTAGACATCTCCAGGTACGAGCTGTGCCTCCACAGACCATCCGAAATGCAGGTCAAGATCTAGGCTCGCGCATCCAAACCAAATCCCTTCTGGAGGTTCTGGTCGTCGGCTCCCCAACCATGAGGCTGCGCCGGAATCACGGAGCGGAGCGGAGATCGCCGCGCCGGAATCCGGACGAATCCATCAGATGGTCCGGCCGATTCGCGCGAGCTCCTTTTCCAGCTCGTCCAGGCCACCGACCTCCTCCAGCTCCTGAAACCACAGCCACGAGTGACCACAGAGCGGATCACAGAAAAGGTGAGGACAAACGAAGGGGCACCACTCGCTCGCTCACCTTTGGTCCCAGGAACAGCCCATACGGGACGCCCTCAAACTTGTCCATGTGGTGTATCTGCTCGCGACGTCGCCGAGGAGCCCAGGCCCAGCCAGCCACAGGGGCGCAGAAAAAGGGCGTAAAAAATCAGCTCAAGTCGGTACTGGCAAGTGGAAAGTACAGCTAGCACAGTAGAATGCACGCTACAGAAGCTTCGAGAAGGATGAGGAGGTGGTGAGCGAGGGGTCGCTAGCTGGCCTCTCGTCGCCGTCGTCCGTGCGTACCTTGTGAGCGGCAGCCACTCGGCGGAAGTAGGGCACGTTGGCGATGGGGCCGACCGGAAAGCGGCGGTGGACCAGGCCGTCGTGGACGAACATGTAGGCCATGCCGAACAGCGTAATCCCGAGGCCCTGTGGGAGGAAGACACGTGGAGGGTGAGATCACAGTCGGATACGTGGCTGACGCCAGCCACCCTGCCTACCAGGCAACAGCTGGGTCCAGCCAGCCAACCAACTAACCAGACACACAACACACCGAGATACTGTACGTGGCTAGCTTACCGCGCCGAAGCATAGGCCGGGCACGAGGCCGCGGTGGAAGAAGCCGTAGGCGAGGAGGGAGATGGCCGGCACGGCGTTGACGATGGCGAACACGTCGTTGAGCTCGAATGGGCCCTCGCGCGGCCGGTGGTGCGACTCGTGCATGTGCCACAGGGAGGCGTGCCACAGCGCCCGGTGCGCCCACCGCGCCCAGAACTCCATCCCGACCTGCACGCACACGCACGGACGCGCCCAGGGAAATCAGCCCAGTTTCGCCTTTCGCGTCAGGAAAGGGGGGAAAAAAAGGTTGGAGCTAGAGCTGCCGAGGAGCGCAGCGCCGCGTACCGCCGCGCCGACGGAGAGCGCAAACGTGCCGAACATCTCGCTCACCGGGACCGCGCCGCCCTGCAGTTCATGGAAAGGCGTAAAATTCCCAGCATTGCGCTTCAACCACTGGCACACTCGCGGCCACGTCATGGCCACGTACTACTGGAACAACTCTACCCATAGCAAATAAAAAAAAGGCAATCAGTAGAAAGTTCCTGTACCTCCATTTGCCAGCTGAAGCGATAGTACACGGCGGCGACGGCCATGGACGTGACCCCGAGGCTGGACATCACGGCGGCCACCAGGTAGGTACGCCGCTCGGACCGCTTCCGCGCCTTCCTCTCCGCGacgcgccgcgccgccgcggccCTGGCCTCCTCGTCCAGCGCCGTCTCCGGCACGGGAGCGACCGGGGCcggtgccgccgccgccgggtgCTCCGTGTCCTGCGGCACGAAGCACGTGACGGTCCCGagcccgcggcggcgcggggcCCTGGCGGTGGTGAGCGGCGAGAACGGCAGGGCGCGCCCGGCGAGGGGAGGCAGCGCCCTGCGGCGCGCCGCGGCCGCCAGCAGCGGGTTCTTGGCGACGAAGCTGGTCATCGCGGCGCCGGACAGACCGGCGGCCATGGCCCTCGGCTGGCGGTCCTCGTGGTACGTACGCCGGCCGCTCTCCCGCGGCTTGCGCTTTCCGGGGATGGAATTGGAATGGAACGGTAGAGATGGACAGAACAGGAGGGGAAGGAAGAGGAGACCAGGTGCACACTATTTAAGACCTCGAGTCTCCCAGAGGCTCGCTTTGCGGGGAGGAAGAAagcggtggcggtggcggaatCAGAAAAATGCAATGTGGTTCTCAGTTCTCACAAGTCACAACGGTCCATGTTTGTGCATTTTACTGTAGTACGCAGTGACCTGTGTGATCTGTCGCACGTTGTTGAATCCCACTGGAGTCAATAACAGTTTTCCATGTTAcgcactagagatggcaatgggtacccgctacccgaaacccggTGGATTTTTCTCTATTAGGGTATGAGTTTGTGTTAATTTCTGTACCCATGagtttgttaatgggttcaacTGGAAACCCAACAGGTACGTGGGCATggatttgttcttccactacccatactCGCAAACCCATTGGTTTTTAAAACCCGCCTGAAAATCaacattccttataaatatgtctcataatattattaattgaatatgttctaattgaaataaactccatgtaacaaattttaagctaaaattagttatcacttgttccttttatgctagcttattaatgtattgattgtcatttacatgatgaattattttttatgttgatgttagtgggtatgagaaatccgttgggtacccgaaacctgcatgggtatgggtttgggcaaaattttatacccgttATGGGTATGAGTTTTTTAGCGGACGTATTATTTCTtcgcgggtatgggtttgggtaaGTAATACCCAGCGGGTTTTTACCCATTGTCATCTCTATTACGCACACTCGATTTAGTTTGTCAATTTTGCACGTAGTAATCATCTGTCTGTTCAGTTTTAGATTAAATTCGATTGTTCGAATTGCTGCATCTACAAAACATTGTAAAATTAATATAAGCCGATACAAATTAAAGACAACGCATATGCACGAGTGCATATGCACGAGGCGCGTTTGTAGTTTTGTACCGCCTACCGTGTACAGTGGGATCGCCTGTGTGTGGCCGAAGGCGGCGACACGCTCTCACCTCCCCCGCCCTTCCCTTCTCCACTTGACGAGGAAAGACCACGACGGAGGGTTGTGACCGTTGCCCGTTGTTGCTGGGAAAAAAGTGCACGGGCGAACAAAAGGAAAGGAGGATGAAAAAAAAAACTCCGGACAGAAGCAGACGACCGGACGGTGATGGAGATCCTCCCCTGCTCTTCTGTCACCGTCATTCTCTTTTCCTGTATGCATCGAATAATAATGCGATGCGACTGGCAATTCGGCATCAGCTGAGGTTTTGGTAATCATAGTCATAGGCCTCAACTATGAGCTGTCCACATCTACCACACATTCGACGATACGAAACAAATGAAGAGAAGCTGCGGCGCCGGCGCAAACTAATCTAGCCCAGTGGGCCTATAGTTCGACCCACTAGTTCATCGGCGGCACGGGTTAGGAAGGACGACCGAGACACTGCCGTTTGGCCCATGATGAGCCCAGTGTACTAAAAAAAGCATGAAAATTATTTAGTAGGGATGAAAATGGTCGAAATCGATAAAAAAAGCTAAATTGTTtttattttcatattttttgACCGGGACAAAAACGAAAACCAACGTTCGCAATACCGAAAACGATCGGGAACGATAAACTCTAGTCGGAAAGATAAATATTTTGTAGTTTACACAAAACATAATAAAGTGATGCATTGCCTAATTTTTAAGATATAAAAATACAcaaacaactctttttcatcattcATATTAGTTAGAGAAATTATAACTTTTGTTTTTTCTCTTATTCATTCACTTCAACACAACAAAAGTCTGTAACTTGAATAAATTATATACTAGATGTATTTCATTATATAAAAACAGTAAAAATGGCATCATCACGAATCGAAAACGAAAAATACGAAAACGGTCGGAAAACTAGCTAAATCGTTTTCGTACCATTTCTAACCGGTCCCGAATAATTCGAAAACAGTCGTGAAAAGATAGTATTCAAAACGGAACGGTACGAGAATTTCCCATCTCGTTTCTATTCATAATCATTTGCACTCTTACCCTAGACTTTCGCGGTAAAGATGGGTAGACTAACTCTTAGAGCAACTCCAGAACGTATGCTAAGATATTTCTCCCAAAAAATAATTACCGGGACATGCTAAAAAATCTTAGAGGAGTTCTTAACATGTATACTCTAACAGCTCCATTAAACAAATGCTAACAAGCTAAAAATTGGACCACATTAAAAAGAAATAACACTTCCATCTGGTGCAATTGGCGTATGTGTATGGGCTTCTTACACGGGCCATTCTCTTTGTCGTGCATGTGCAGCATGCCacacctagagatggcaatggataCCCGAATATCTGACGGTTTTTACTCGATACGAAGACGGATACATTATGATTTCTCTACCCGCGGGTATGTTAATAGGCAAGAACCTGTACTATTGTTAGACATGTACGAGTATGAGTTGGTACTACCCATACCATTCTACACATTGGTAAAAATATAGCAGCATCAATACCATTATAACCATCTAATAGAGTCCATCTTAACTAATATAAAACCCTTCTCTGACTATCATTTGTCTAGATACCAAGTTATataatcatatgatttgttatatgtAAAGGTAAACTTGTTTTTGTATGTTcatttaatattttgagtgattaGTATATTGGAATTTAAGATTTTATTAGCGGTTATGGATTACCCGACGAGTAAATTACCCGCACGAGTGCGggtatgggtaagattttatacTCGCGAGCATATATGGATAATCCGATGGATAGAAGATTTTTTATGGATACAGATATAGAATGATACTATTCGATGGGTATATACCCGTTGTCATCTCAACTCACGGCAGAAACTTGTTGCACACAAAAGCTCCAGGGGGAAATCGATGCTCCAGTGTCGCACGCCGCCGTGCTCTAGTTCCGAACCCCGCCACCACCACACGAAGACCACGCGCGCGTCAAATAAAAAACACGGGAGACAAACACGGACACTCGGTTTGAGGACATATGAGAAGGGGAGAGCATAGATGTGAGAGGCGAAGATTTTTGGGAGAGAAGGAGGGAGCTGTTGGAGTGACGAAAACACGGTTTATTCTCTAATATTGATCTTTGGGTTAGTTTAGAACTTCTTTTGGAGCTGCTCAAACAACTTACTTATTCCCATGATCTCATCTCTTATTTCTCTACTACATTAAAATAAAAAACCTCAGTATCAAAAGTCACATAACCGCTTTAAATATATTTTTGTGCCCTTTTGTTTTTTAGGAGGAAGTTATCAAAATTGTGTATATGCTAAAATTCACATGAAGATCCCGACTAGTTTAATTGGTTAAACCTTGTCCTCTTCTACTTGCTCACGCTCAGCCTCTTACTTCATTCGAAATTTCGAATGGCATTGGCGATAAAAACAAAAGAGAATTTTATTTCTCATTCGCGATAAGATTAGATTACTCACGCCTAAGTGGGGACATACAAACAGAGAAAGGAGGTTCAGTGCCACGTAGGAACTGGCATGCATGAAACCTATGGTTTGCTAAGTAGTTTATAtttgagcccccccccccccccccccccctcgttgCATGTATTTATTCAGTGATGAAAAAATTGAATCAAAGCAACGTCCAATTTTGTTTTGTTTGCATTCGTGgagcatataaaacatgaaaaCCGTAGCATCGAAAATAGGGTGGTGGGGAGCGAACAATCTACTATATGGTCATAGTTTAGATTGAATAACTGCATGCAAATAAAGTATCACTTATCTGTGACTCAAGACACAAGACAGGAGAGTAGTATAGCTTTTATAAATACCCATTCAGTTGCCCATATAAATATGACTTATGTGTGGACAGCAACAATTTTACATCAAACATTTGCAAACACCCTTCCAATCCTGCGTGGCCAAAAAAAATACGAAGATGCATAAATATACATACACACGTTGTAAAAAGCAGAACACAGCTGACTGTCCAAACACAAGCAGACATAGCATAGCATAGCATATACATGCTCTACAGGCACTCTATGAAACCCGATACTCTCGTCTCACAAGCAGTCATTCCATGATGTTCATTTTGGCATACGCATGCGGGGCAAACCGTCTTCTAGATTTTAGACTGAGACCGTCTGTTATTTCTCATGCTCCTCACCGAACAGAAACCCGAGCGACGACGCCCCTCCTGGTGCACAGCGCACCCTCGTCGAAGGCCGGTCCTAAAAACACAAGCACGCACAGCAATAAGGAGCTAGCGAACATATAATAATCAATCATCTCAACACATGCAGCTGCACGCAGATGTTTATATGAAAAAATGGAAGTCGTCGTATTACTACTCACAGTGATAAGAAGCCCGGAGCTTAACTGGCCGGTATGGTAGATGTTGCAGGGAGGTTTGTGAGACGAGAGTATCGGGTTGGAGACCTCCCTCTTGGGAGGAGAATGAACTGCTTCGGTTCCGACCGtcttcttctcgtcgtcgtcctgcttgaCGCATCCGCTGTTGGTATCCGGAGCCTTCTCGGTTTCCTGGTTGCTCGTGCGAGTGCGATACAGGACGGTTTCCTCCGGCTCGAAGAGGTAGCTGAGAGAGCTTCGGCCACCACCGCTGCTGCCTCCTCGACTCATCTTTGTTCAGACTTCAGATCAGTCTGTGGCTTGCAGGTGCTGCTGCGATGAGCTTGTGGTCTGGTCCTCCACTCTCTGCTAGTGTGCCAGGTTGGGGTGGGAGTATCGGCTACTTATTACTAGAGCTCGATAGCGATCGTGGAGCACACTGGACACATCACACGACCCGGCAATATCGATGGGTCAACAACCACATGCGGTGTGAGGCATCAAGATGCGTGCAGAAAGGCATGAGTAGCTTCTTCTCTTGTGGATGAATTGACGCGCAATCTTCCTATGCGTTCTCGAACAAAAGGCGAATTTGGTCGCAAAATAAAGGGGGGTAAATCAGTTCAGGAGTCGTCGTTGCTAGTATGTATATATGTCCGAAATCACTGTGATCAGTGTCGGCAGTGTTTGGCTTTCTCTTTGGATCTTGTTATAAGTATTATATTCACGAATAAAAAAGCATTTGGATCTGCCATACTCGATGTTCCCATAGATGTCAGGTTAGGGAAGCGAATTCATGCCAAAGTTTGATCGAATTTGTAGAGAAAGGCCATCAATATTTATGACTCTATTTTATGGCTACAATCATTAGATACATCGTATGACATGGCATATTTGCATAATGTGTTTATTTGATGTTATAAATATTAACAAGGAAGCACTAACAATTGAAAAAGTGAAATGAAAAAAAAGGTTGGTAGAAACCCTTGGCCACAACCATTAGTTCCTAGTAAAACGCTGCAGTTCCGCTCGGTTGGTGCATGGTCTTGACAACAGAAACTATTTCTGAACAGTGCACTGAGTTGATTAGCTGAGCGTACACCACCAAAGACAGAGACTAAACTAAACCATAATATTGAATCGCGAACAGTACGCATGTCCAAATCACAAGTATTATGATTTGTGACTAGCTAGTGTGACTGGACAGCAACTCTTCAGAGAGCTAACTTACCCTACTTAGATAGGCCATTGATGTTTAAACCCGCGTCTAATTGCCTCGTCTTTCAGTAATGTTTATGAGTAGCCTGCTGATGCCTTCATAAACTTGCGCTGCAACTGACAACAGGAGCTTGCCTGCATGTGCTATCAAATCCTTGCGAATAAGCTTTCAAGGAAAAAAATCCTTGCGATTACAGGCTTGAAAACCGCTCATTAGGAGTCCAGATGGCGTAGTTACGTGTTATGTGGTCTTACGATATATGTATAACGAAGGGCACCCAAAGCTTGAGACTGAAGTCTGAAAGTGACCACTGATTTCAGCCGGACAACAGAAAGATTGCTTGCCAGAACGGAATGTGCGACAGTTGAACAATGGTGGTGGTGGTCGCAACTCGCAAGCTTCAGGCCTGTAGCATTTCCGGGCCCGGCCCACACCTCTCCCATCACAGCCAAATCTAAACCTAACCTTGTTTTGCCACCGCGTCTGTTTATACCGATATTTATTTATCAGCAGAGAACAGAGAAGTACTCTGTCCATTCCATAATATTAGTCACTTTAGCTCTTGACTTCTATGTCTAGATTCAAATGAATGAtaataaacctaaacacacacatatatataacaaATACATTAATTATTGTATTAATTAATTAAAAGGTTAAATCAAAATTTATTTTGTAACAAAGGGAGTAATATATTCACAATGAATATCTGAATTGAATGAGTAACAAGGGTTCTTGACCCAAGTTTAAAATACAAcggtttagggctagtttggcaaccaCATTTTCCAAAAGATTTTCATTTTTTAaagagaaaataaactaattttccatAGAAAAATACAAATCTTTTTAGAAAATgggttccaaactagcccttaaaaaTAATTTAATCGTGATGTGTCCTTTTGACAACCCCAAATAGATAAATAAAACACACGTCCCTTCTATAACCTATAACCCTTTCCGAGTGGAATGGTTGACCTAGTTATAAGACTTTTTTAGAATATTTAACCTAATAAATATGCTATTTAAGATAGATTTCTGTTAGGATTCGCTTGGATTTAGAACAAAGAAATGAGGCACGCATTTTATGGAAAAAATTCTGATCACTCGACGAATTTCATATTACTCTAGCATTTGGTATACCTGATATCATGGATGGATATATGGATGGTAATGGTTCATGAtttaattgtttatttaattaattttagtttgaTAATGAATGGAGTCTTAGCTTAATATAATCTCAtcattaaattttatagtgtaaaatccaCACCTAGATGGATGACGTTTTTTGGGGTGTTAACCAGTGAACAGCAATGGTCATATATGATATCAAATATTTAAAACAGGAAAAATAAGAACAATCAGGTAAAAACATGGCGAAAATTGAATAACGAGTATATCTGGCAATATGTGGGTTCTTGTTTTTAGCTCAAACACTCCAACCAGAAATAATCATTTTATTTTAAGACAGCTTAATTATTTAATCAAGTGAAATGGTGTGGGAGACCTTACTTTTGTTCATTTGTTTCCCAAAAACGTACATTACATTTTTCAACTTTTAAGTTACCTTTCAGACTAATTttcaacatttatttctaaataagTAAATAACAAGGAATCCAACTTTATTCTAAGTCTAACTATATAAGTTTTAAAGAAAAAAATTACAGAAGAGTATTAACACATCACATCAAAAATGTAAAAATACTTTTGCATTCTCAATGACACCAATTTGATGTCGCATGTGTTATCTACCTTTTCTATAATTTTGGTAAATGTTAACATAGTTTGACTT
This portion of the Zea mays cultivar B73 chromosome 2, Zm-B73-REFERENCE-NAM-5.0, whole genome shotgun sequence genome encodes:
- the LOC100282364 gene encoding nitrilase-associated protein, with protein sequence MSRGGSSGGGRSSLSYLFEPEETVLYRTRTSNQETEKAPDTNSGCVKQDDDEKKTVGTEAVHSPPKREVSNPILSSHKPPCNIYHTGQLSSGLLITDRPSTRVRCAPGGASSLGFLFGEEHEK
- the LOC732775 gene encoding beta-carotene hydroxylase; this encodes MAAGLSGAAMTSFVAKNPLLAAAARRRALPPLAGRALPFSPLTTARAPRRRGLGTVTCFVPQDTEHPAAAAPAPVAPVPETALDEEARAAAARRVAERKARKRSERRTYLVAAVMSSLGVTSMAVAAVYYRFSWQMEGGAVPVSEMFGTFALSVGAAVGMEFWARWAHRALWHASLWHMHESHHRPREGPFELNDVFAIVNAVPAISLLAYGFFHRGLVPGLCFGAGLGITLFGMAYMFVHDGLVHRRFPVGPIANVPYFRRVAAAHKIHHMDKFEGVPYGLFLGPKELEEVGGLDELEKELARIGRTI